A DNA window from Phoenix dactylifera cultivar Barhee BC4 chromosome 13, palm_55x_up_171113_PBpolish2nd_filt_p, whole genome shotgun sequence contains the following coding sequences:
- the LOC103722094 gene encoding transcription factor LRL3-like isoform X1: MKMSALVPLAEQCRDVPVNPVTAPGNEIYPISQHVCPPQFHYLQVCGNHVNLLSTNPVSCGPRQLRAIPAGDILEGVVLPITRFDAGKDISGFQTYNAYDNSRFSANPLLNRLNNSSIPDIGTSRVNRIAPAPTSINTETARDFSKACCPIESDDPSESMVIPMGYTSIQQKPDDDSDNSAEPNLKVMVSSREARAQAAASRRLHRARVAEGIKALQNCVPSSGKGNRESALDDIIDYIKFLKLQLKALCQSRLSGEATLYPFVHLEGYGHYLLHQQMCGEPLEEMMGQLMASNMNSPNELFESKGLAILPMTLAYALLRTS, translated from the exons ATGAAGATGAGTGCCTTGGTGCCATTGGCGGAACAATGCAGAGATGTACCAGTAAATCCAGTGACTGCCCCTGGAAATgaaatatatcctatttctcAGCATGTTTGCCCACCACAGTTCCATTATCTGCAAGTATGCGGCAATCATGTTAATCTGCTTTCTACTAACCCTGTGTCATGTGGTCCAAGACAGCTTCGTGCCATTCCTGCTGGAGACATTCTGGAGGGTGTTGTTTTACCTATTACCAGATTTGATGCTGGAAAAGATATCAGTGGTTTTCAAACATATAATGCATATGACAATTCAAGATTTTCAGCCAATCCTCTTCTGAATCGGTTGAACAACTCATCTATTCCCGATATTGGTACTTCCAGAGTTAACCGAATTGCGCCTGCACCCACTAGCATCAATACTGAAACTGCAAGGGATTTCTCAAAGGCTTGTTGCCCTATTGAAAGTGATGATCCTTCTGAGAGTATGGTAATTCCAATG GGTTATACTTCAATACAACAAAAGCCAGATGATGATAGTGATAATTCTGCTGAGCCAAATTTGAAGGTCATGGTCTCTTCAAGAGAAGCCAGAGCTCAAGCTGCTGCAAGTAGAAGG CTCCACAGAGCCAGAGTTGCTGAAGGAATCAAAGCATTGCAAAATTGCGTACCATCTTCTGGCAAG GGCAATAGAGAATCTGCACTGGATGATATCATTGACTATATCAAGTTTTTGAAACTTCAGCTTAAG GCACTGTGTCAGAGTCGGCTAAGTGGTGAAGCTACACTTTATCCTTTTGTTCACCTTGAG GGGTATGGACACTACTTGCTCCATCAACAGATGTGTGGTGAGCCGCTTGAAGAAATGATGGGGCAACTGATGGCATCGAACATGAATTCACCAAATGAGCTGTTTGAGAGCAAGGGGTTGGCAATCTTGCCCATGACTCTGGCATATGCCCTTCTTCGTACCAGCTGA
- the LOC103722094 gene encoding transcription factor LRL1-like isoform X2: MKMSALVPLAEQCRDVPLRAIPAGDILEGVVLPITRFDAGKDISGFQTYNAYDNSRFSANPLLNRLNNSSIPDIGTSRVNRIAPAPTSINTETARDFSKACCPIESDDPSESMVIPMGYTSIQQKPDDDSDNSAEPNLKVMVSSREARAQAAASRRLHRARVAEGIKALQNCVPSSGKGNRESALDDIIDYIKFLKLQLKALCQSRLSGEATLYPFVHLEGYGHYLLHQQMCGEPLEEMMGQLMASNMNSPNELFESKGLAILPMTLAYALLRTS, from the exons ATGAAGATGAGTGCCTTGGTGCCATTGGCGGAACAATGCAGAGATGTACCA CTTCGTGCCATTCCTGCTGGAGACATTCTGGAGGGTGTTGTTTTACCTATTACCAGATTTGATGCTGGAAAAGATATCAGTGGTTTTCAAACATATAATGCATATGACAATTCAAGATTTTCAGCCAATCCTCTTCTGAATCGGTTGAACAACTCATCTATTCCCGATATTGGTACTTCCAGAGTTAACCGAATTGCGCCTGCACCCACTAGCATCAATACTGAAACTGCAAGGGATTTCTCAAAGGCTTGTTGCCCTATTGAAAGTGATGATCCTTCTGAGAGTATGGTAATTCCAATG GGTTATACTTCAATACAACAAAAGCCAGATGATGATAGTGATAATTCTGCTGAGCCAAATTTGAAGGTCATGGTCTCTTCAAGAGAAGCCAGAGCTCAAGCTGCTGCAAGTAGAAGG CTCCACAGAGCCAGAGTTGCTGAAGGAATCAAAGCATTGCAAAATTGCGTACCATCTTCTGGCAAG GGCAATAGAGAATCTGCACTGGATGATATCATTGACTATATCAAGTTTTTGAAACTTCAGCTTAAG GCACTGTGTCAGAGTCGGCTAAGTGGTGAAGCTACACTTTATCCTTTTGTTCACCTTGAG GGGTATGGACACTACTTGCTCCATCAACAGATGTGTGGTGAGCCGCTTGAAGAAATGATGGGGCAACTGATGGCATCGAACATGAATTCACCAAATGAGCTGTTTGAGAGCAAGGGGTTGGCAATCTTGCCCATGACTCTGGCATATGCCCTTCTTCGTACCAGCTGA